From the Lactuca sativa cultivar Salinas chromosome 9, Lsat_Salinas_v11, whole genome shotgun sequence genome, the window ACCCATTGTCGACTTCTTGGACTTGATCTAATTTCAAATCATTTGACTAGCAAAACATCGTTTCTGTTCGTCACTCGCATCGTCTTTTTTCTCAGTAACTTTCACGTTTAACATCAAGACTATAAACTCAATGGTTTTCGAAATTGATCCACCAATCAATCATGATTGTGACCTCTATATCTCATATTCAGCTTGCATCAAACAATTTCGAACTATAATTCATTGAAATCAATCCATAGAAATCGATCCTGACTTTTCGAATTCGTCAACCAACAAACACAAATCGATGTTTCTAGTGACAAAATTCAGATCAAAATATGATTATCCAACTATTCATCACAAGTTCTTCACAACAGTTTCAAATTTCTTGATCAATTTCTTCAACCATTCATCAATTAATACTAAAATCGAACAAATAGAAAATAGATGAAAGACTTAAACATATATACAACAGATACGAACAAATTGAACATATCAAGAATCAAATCGATATGAATCTAAGATGAAAAACTCAATCGGTGTAATACGAACTGAAtcaatcagaaaaaaaaaactccaaCATATGATGTGTCGGCAAAGAATGAAGACTGAATCAAATGACGTAGACGGAAAGAATTTTATCTAATTAATGGATTCGAAAGTATTTTGAACAGTAGCAAATCAAACCAATTGGGCTTGTATATTGATTCAATGAACAGTGATATTCGAATTTTGGGCTCAATTAAATCAAAGATGAACATTAAAAGAATTTGGATATTGGGCTCAATAAAGTGAATAGTATCGGATTTAAATTGATTTTgctatttatttgaatttgatcTTCGAATGAAAATAAATTGGATCTGCAATTGGGCTTGAAACAAATTCGATCCAATCCGAGATAAAACGATCAAAAATCATAAACGCAACGCACGAATTCAATGAttacgagagatcatagagagagactcaccaaaattgttcaaattgcgacaaaagttgccaaaccgagaatcgttcttcaaatatcaccttgatcttgaagaccagctctgataccaattgtagtgacaaagaacatggtttggcatgcggaattaaagcttgcacaattgaacatggtgatttgggtgtttaagagatatattgaatgtatatggtgttacaaaaaaagatctagatctagactacataattaacacacacttacacactcacttctacatctctcaagcacacctctacaagtggacaaacccactatttatagaggtgtttacatgtctctctctcactctcactaacaaatgggtcaaaaggctaaagcaccatatgcaagtgggttttacaaaagtcaaacatttacaaagtcatgaatgaagagCTTTGCACCCCAACAGATTGGCTTGAGAGTCGTCGTGTGACATGATGAGCTTGTTTTTTCGGATCTGCTAGAATCAGACTTGTAATCTAAAGATTATAGTTTTTATCAATTattgataaaagcggaaaccctaaagaattcttcacacagaagagatgcgtatgaGTAACAcggtctcctgctctgataccaattgttggaataATAATCCTtaaagatcgatagattcaagcAGTAAAACAATAAATGAAACAATAAAGAACATAAGAATGGCTTGaatgatgtcgaatgattaaactttgacacctcagaagagctcgattaagaacttcgtctatagaggtgtttacagttACAATGCAAAAGATAATTAATCAATCGTACtaaggcatacatgcatgcactatatatatagtatgtaaccctaatctacaatcacagttggacaggcccaaaactgGATATACAAAAGAacagcccatgacgcaacacatcAAACCCAACAAGAGTTACCAACCACTAcgaagggttttgatgctatctaGGTGATAGTTGATCGTTTGACGAAGAGTTCTCACTTTCTAGCCATATGTGAGAGCTCTTCTTTCGAGAAATTGGCTaagatttatgtgcgagaggtagtGGCTCGCCATGTGGTGCCGACTTCCATTGTGTCAGACTAGGATGTTTGCTTCACTTCCaaattttggaagaggtttcatgaggatttgggtacccgattgcatttcagtaccgcttaccatccacaaatagACAAGGTGAGCGAGCAGTCTATTCAGAAGTTTGAGGATATGTTAAGAGCCCAAATCTTTTATTTTGGAGAGATCTGGGACTCTTACCTTTTTTTAGTTGAGTTTTAATACAACAAAAGCCATCATGCTAGTATTGGCATGGCTCCCTTCAAACTCCTATATGGGAGGAAGTCTCGGACTCCTATTTGCTGGGGAGTGGTCTGTAAGAAAGTCAAAgggagcactgagatagtgctaaaGATGAAAGAGTTTATccaacaggttagacagaggttgctgaCAGCCTAGAGTCGCTAGAAGAGTTACACGAATTGGCGACTCTCTGAGTTAGAGTTTTAGGTTGGAGATTTGGTACTCCTAAAGGTATCACCTATGAAAGGTGTTGttcgattcaggaagtggggaaagctgggccccaggtttatTTTCCCTTTCAGAGTGGTAGCCtgagtgggcaaggtggcataccgGTTATAGCTGTCAGAGGAGTTAaggcagattcatgacaccttccttGTTTCCTAATTGATgaagtgtgtggccgatgagATAGTTGTTGTtcctttggaggacattcaggtcgaCGGTTTCCTGAATTACATCAAGAGGCCGATGGAAATTCTAAATAGGAaggtgaagaccttgaggaataAGGTTGTGAACTTGGTCAAagttcagtggcaacattggaAAGACAATAAGTATACTTGGGAGCCTAAGGTTGAGATGAGTGAGCATTACCCTGATCTTTTTGTAGCGACTgaattcgaggacgaagtctgactCAAGTGGGGCAGAATTGTAACACCTGTTTCCAGGTATTTCCATTTTTCAACCTTAAAATGTCAAATTATTTCAAAGTAAGTCCTTAAGTTGGGCGTACATGAAGTGTACGTCGGGTGTAAGTTAGTATACGAATCGTGAACCTTCTTGAGTACATTAGTCGTACTCGTGTTgttcctaaaccctaattttttggggtTGTcttccctatttaagcatcttattccccCTTGGACCTTCTTATGACCATCCTCCCTCCCTCTTAGCCCTAATATCGAAACCCTAACCCTTAAGTGTGAGTTTTGAAGATTTTGAGTGATTTTTTAATGTTCTTGGTGGTGAAGGAAGATCATTGAAGAAGTGGAGATGCATTTAAGCTCTTGGATACAGAATCTACACCTCATTGTTCatctacagaaggtataaagttcataccttgaggCTTGATTTGCTAGACTTTGTTTAAGCTTAAGTTTATGTTCATTTTATCTCAAAAACTTTGTCTTTGTGAGTATGGACTACTTCATAccatttgatttttctttttcagatgtttttGAGTGCATGgtgtcataaaaatgcaagcttggtCTTTTCCTTTATCCATACATGAGTTATGGAGTTTTTGGTGAtgtaagaagttagggttttgggaTTGAGCTCtctttagccatgcaaaggcataaagttagaGACTTTATGAATTAGAATGCCTTTTAGGTTTAGATCTAAGGTTAAGATAAAGTGTCTTATTGATTAAGAACTCAAAAGTTGATATTTGAGTTTTGGCCAAGTACACTGAGCGTAAATCTCGCTATGCCCAGCATAACCAGCTGGAAAATCATTTTCAGACTTTGTAAACTATGCCTATCATAGAGCCTTGGTACGCCGCACATAAGGTCAACTGTGTTGACCTTTGACATTTTAACAAAATGTGGCTTTTGGGTCAATTTGTGGGGGTTTGGTCTTGGAAGGGGAAAAATTGTCTTTTTCCCAAATTGTGGACTAGAATTGGCTTTAGAATAATTGAGTTGGGAAAATTACCTTAACTGTTAATTAGAGTTATTTGATGTGATTAATATGTGGAGTCTAGTTCCGACAGTGCAGGTATGAGGTCTATCAATCTTCTATGTGAGATGATCTCCTATCTATTCTTACCTGTGTGTTATAATATATGTGTTGACCAACTGAGTCTATTTGTTGTTACTGTGATATGTGTTACTGTGCATACtgagacttcgggtagtctccGGGATTGTTGATAATCCACAGGGCGTGTTGTTTGTCCATTGAGACTTcaggtagtctccagggttgttgataactcATAACTatttgtttatgttgtgatgtatgtgatattttggggaactcactaagcttcgtgcttacagttgttgattaaatGTGTTTCGGGTACTTCTGATGGTCGGGATAAGGCaaaggcttgattgtacacattcgcCTGCAATTTATGATTCCGAAtatttatgggacactctgatattatgaTGATAATTTGTATTTGATACTTATGACTTTCTTAAGATGAGTTTGTATgaacaatgtttttagttaattaaaattgaaaatttttgtttgaaaatttggatgttacaaaCAACCTGACATCTTGATTAAGCAATAAATCAAATGTAAATTTTGTTAATCCAAAATCTGGTGACGACGCTACATACGCATATGTTTCCCACAAAATATTTTCCGTCAATTTGCGGTTTATATTATGATAAGGATATAAACAACATTTGAATGGGAAACACCTTCTTTCAAAAATTTATATCACAATTTGACACAAATGTTTTTGTATCACATATTGGCATTTAAATGTTTGCAAATTGTTGATAGTTGTGAGGTGGTATCCCACGAGATCTTCACGACACATGACATTTACTTTAATATCCAAAAGAAACATATTGATACATTGTTATTCACCGTTTTCTTTTTCTTAATGGTCTCTTCTTGATCTATATGTCGAGCTAGCAATGAAGGAAAAGGATGTGTAATGCAATTCCAAAGGGGTTGTTTATTATCATTGCGAAATGTAAGCTCCTCCCAAAAACCTCATAATATCAAGGATCCGCAGTGGGCAGTGAGGAACCCATTTTAGTCTATTAAACACTAGTAGAAGGTTTATTGGATGCCATATTTCAAGTATCGTGTTAACAgcagtgttttaaaaaccggttggAAACGGCCGGTTGAACCGATCGAACCGGGAACAGGAGGTGAGGACGGTTCAATTTGGACCGGTTGTATAACGATTTCGTGACCGGATTAAACCGTCCGGTTTTGGTAAAAAACCGGTTCAACCGGCTGAATTGAACCGGGTTGAACCGGACATTCTtggatttttgtgtttgttttgagCTTCTTTGTTTGATTTTGACTTCTATAATGATTGTTTTTATATGTTGGATTCTATTTACGTTTGTGATACTAAAAAGATAACAAGTTTTGTAATCAATGTATGCATgataattaaaaacatataaaaatatagaaCCGGTTTAACCATCCGGTTGAACCGGAAAACGTCACCCGAccggtttaattaaaaaaacggtttttaaaacattggttaaTAGTATATATGTAGGGATTATAGTGgactaaaaaaattaattacaGTTGCCTTAAACATGATATGTTTTATAGGACAATAACAAAGACTTTAAATATTTCTTATCGCTAAATGATGAACATAATCTACAAAGCTAAAAAGATTTGTTTCTTGACATGCACTGTGAGTTAAGGAATATGCATTCGGAAGTGAAGGAAAAGCAGTTGGAGTGGAAGAAGAATAACTTAAATGAGAATTTGAGGTTGGAACAATAAAAGTTGGAACTACAGTAACGGAAATGTGGTTGGAGTTGAAGAATGAGAACTAAAATATTAGTTTCAAATCGGAAGAACTGGAGTTTACACACTTATATTTAACGGTGGTAATCATGTCAAATTCGGGTTGTCTGGTCAAAATGCATCAACTCGTATACAACCCATGTAATTATTTGTGTcatgggttggcgggttgaaaacaTCAACTCAGACACAACCCGTCTAACCCGTTTAGTTATATGGTTTCGAAAGCTCGTGGGTCGAGTTGAGTCAGTTGACGGGTTGACCAGTGAACCTAAATATTATTTGCATAAGGGATGATTTGTTTGATTTAGGGCATGCAGTACATATAGGATGATAGGCATACTTAAATAACTTAAATCTAATATATTATACAATAAATCTTTCCATAAGGGAGGAGAAAGTCGTTTCCACTAAACTCACTGAACCCACTGCCACATCAGCTtttctctttgattttttttcatcTTTCCGAACCCACAACACACGGAAATCTTATCTTTTTCAACCCACTCAAGTAACAAAATACTAAACAACTAAGGTACAAGTCTTAAAACATATGGtacaagagaaaatgagagagagaaagtagagagagaggatGAAGTGGGTTCGTAAAACCAATTAAACAACTCGTCGAAGAGGGAGTGGTATCGGCGgtaactctattgctaattaagattttacatcgattattttgtatattttttttaattgagcgGGTTTAGAAAGATAGGATTTCCGTGTGTCGTGGGttcggaaagatgaagaaaaatcaaagagaaaaACTGATGTGACAGTGGGTTCAGTGGGTTCGATGGGTTCAATGGTaacgactccctcctccctaaGGAGGTCATGGGTTAAAATCTTCAAGGTTCATTTCAGGGTAGCCAAGAGGGATTATGCAACAACCTTGCAAATGCAAGACAAATGTGTTTGTGTCTTCACCAAATGGTGAACCCATGCAGACGACAATTTTGTACACTATATCGACGACATGTTGTCAGGAAAGGTTATCCAAACGATATGTCGTCTGTAAAAAGTCGTCGGCCCAGCTCCGTAGGTAAAAGTCGAAAATGTCGTCGGGACAAAAGTCGTTGGTTCAGACCCACCAATGCCTGCCCAGCACGACTCATTTATTTGGTGTCAGAAATCTCAACTCAAACATTTTTACTTTCGTATAGTGTCCGGGATCATATTGAAAATTGTCACCCCTGCTTCATTCACTACAACAATAAAACCCTATGGTGACGACAATTTCGGACCCTAtcccgacgacttgtcgtcggtatAGAGTCGTCGGCGTAGTCGTGTCGGCATAGGTCAATAGAGTCGTCGGTACAGATGTCATCTCGATAGCGTCGCTTAttccgacgacttgtcgtcgggaTAGAGTTTGTCAATCATATTTTCGGGGttaaaaaataaagttttattaattacctatagcgacgacttgtcgtcggcaaacctttagcgacgacatgttgtcgccaCAGGTTTAATCTATTATGAAAACAAGTCGTCGCAATAGGGTTTTAACAGGAGTCAATGACATGCATGTAGCGACAACATGTCATCGGGATaggtattgtttgtttttttttttctattttacaaATTTAGTACATTACCATTCCTGTATTTTTAACAAATCCAAAACACATTCCAACATATATCACTTAAAATGCATTAACTAAGTACCATAGTTCAAATTCAAGTCTAGTAGTTAACTAACATTGTTCAAATCACTAAAAAAACATCAAACATCATTATCATAATCatatctttcttcttcttcttcttctccttcttctccttctcgttcttctccttctccttctccttctccttcttccaTCCTTTCAGCAACTTGTTGAGAGGTACTTCCTTGTGTGTTAGAGTTGAATAGAAAGTTAGGAAATGGAGGTGGTTGGAAGCCCGGAATACATGCCGCCAACGATGCATTATATTGTTGCAAGTATTCTTGCATTTGTTGTGCATCAAATTGGGATTGAGATTGGGATTGAGATTGAGGTTGATATTGGGACGATTTTGAAGTGGAACATCGTTCATTTGGCATTAAGCCGAAGTTGGCGATTGGTCTCCTACACACCCCGCGAGCATGCCCGCGTCTCGTCCCAAGGGCACGTTCTAAACATTCTTCCTCGTCTACTATTCCGTCTTCCCCAACCTCGCTTTGCATTTTCTTATATTCTTCTTGAATTTtgtcttaaaataaataaaacaataaacatacgttaattaaaacaaacaactaaactTAAACAATAAACATGCGGTAATATCTATTTTCTTTGCTGAAATACCTTTAATGGCTTTTTTTTATAATATCTTGATTGCTGAAAATTTTAGTATCTTCATAATAATTGTTCATCAACTATATTCCAAAACAAAAGGACACGGTAATACACTACACTGCACATCGTTGATATGCTTTCTCAATTGCTCCACCAATGAAAACAACAAACAACGGTGAATTTGTCAAGAAGGCGTCGGAAAAGGTTACAATGACAAAACACAACCCCACTCGTGTCATTTCTTTAAATTCCAAAAAAGAAAGATTGTCTTGAATCACAATTCACAAGCCGTGTTTTCATAGTCTTACTGAATAACAATATTGGTTATCTAGTTTAGATTATTACTGTTGTTTTGATTTGTTTAGGTTCTTGAAAACGAAGTTCAGAATTGgacaaatgttatttttttttaattatgaaaataaGTTTGATCACGAGGAATGAAAGTTACGTAGTAAACCGTTTGGATCACGGTatgttttttaacaaaaaaaattgctAGAAAAAACATATACAAAAAGACAAACACTGGAATAAATATGGTAAAATTAAAATGGACCGACGCGAATATAACACCACCTACAAAAAGAACAACCCAATATACGTGTTATTTTGTTTAACAGTTTAAATTAATAGTAATTTATGTGCAGCTACGTacgaattatttaattaaatatattggattacaaattttattatatatatatcaacTCTTGTATcccaacatagaaaattactccACTGGGGAGCACATAATAATATCAGAAATTAAGAGATGGCGAGGGACGAGGTGCCTGTGATCGATATGCAAAAGGGTGATGGATTGGCTGAGGAAATAATGAAGGCTTGTGAAGAATGGGGTTGTTTTAGGATGGTCAACCATGGTGTTCCGGCGGGGCTCATGGCGGAGATGAAGGCGGTGATCGCCTCACTTCTTAGTCTTCCCGATGAGATCAAGAAACGGACGGTTCATAGCGAACAAGGTAAGGGCTACCTTCAACGCAACCCAGGAACTCCATTTTTCGAGACTTTAAGTATAGACGATATCTTCTCACCCGATGAGTTCTATGATCTCCTCGAAGCCTCCCCTCACCAAAGGTATCTTTTCCCTCCCActatgggaaaatgacttaaaagttCAACCAAGTTTTCAAATCATTCAAAAAGCCTCAATCATGTTTTGTGTGTTCAAAAAAACCTAATGAagttaacattttgtctaaaaagtcTAACAAAGTTCCAAACGGTTCAAAAAATcacaattttgttttgtttaagttcgttcggttttttttttttttttgaacagtcAAAACATGATTGAAGTTTTTTAAACGTTTTGGAAACTTTGTTGGTCTAACAAGTTATTTTCCCGATACGGTAATAATCTACGTCATTTGTTTCTTTTATTTGACTTTCAGAAAACTGTAACTTAGTTAggttttttagacaaaatgttaagttcgttGGATTTTTTTGAACAAATAAAACATAATTATGGTTTTTTGAACAGTTTAAAAACTTCGTTGGGCTGGTAAGTCATTTTTTCCTCCAACTATATAATACATAAATTTCAATAAAAAAGAGAACTAAGAATATTATTAACTCAATAGTTTGATTGGTTGTTGTAGGGATATTATAAACACGTATATGAAAGCTACTCGTGATGTTGCCAAACTTCTTGGCCAGAAGTTAATGGAAGGTAGTGGTTTAGCCGGAGATTTATTCGACAGATATTGTTGCCAAATGAGAATGAACAAATACCATTATTGCCAAGAAAGCGTTGGGTTAAGCGGCGTCGGCATGCACTCCGACCCTACATTTCTGACCATTTTACACGATGACGATAAGGTAAACGGTCTGCAAGTGGTTGATAAATACTCCGGTGAGATAATTTCTGTAGATCCCGTTCCCGGTACCCTAGCTGTGAATATCGGCGATATTGGCAAGGTAATATCATTCCAAAGAAAGTTGTAATATTATATATCATATTCTTTTActacttttttttctttattatgatttaattgtataaatgtAATGATCAAGGCATGGAGCAATGGGAGATTTTGTAGCGTGAAACACAGAGTCTGGTCTTTTGAACCGAAAACACGTTACTCGATAGTCTTATTCATGTTAGGACCGAAGGACAAGAAGGTGGAAGCACCACCGGAACTTGTGGACTCGGAACATCCTCGTCTTTATGTTCCTATTGATTTCAAAGAGTACAGACATGTTCGAACTTCTCATAGGTTACACACTGGTGGCGCCCTTGAGTTATTTAGAACCACTAATACCATGGCGTGAAAGATATCAGTGAAATGTTTCTCCTAATAAAAACTTTATATGGGTTAATTTGATCCTTTGCAATCATCTTGAATGTATTAATTTGTGGCcgagtttatatatgtatatctgTTTAATTTAAGTTTACGTTCACTTAGAAACTCGAGTCTTTATTAGttgttgtttt encodes:
- the LOC111905091 gene encoding 2-oxoglutarate-dependent dioxygenase DAO yields the protein MARDEVPVIDMQKGDGLAEEIMKACEEWGCFRMVNHGVPAGLMAEMKAVIASLLSLPDEIKKRTVHSEQGKGYLQRNPGTPFFETLSIDDIFSPDEFYDLLEASPHQRDIINTYMKATRDVAKLLGQKLMEGSGLAGDLFDRYCCQMRMNKYHYCQESVGLSGVGMHSDPTFLTILHDDDKVNGLQVVDKYSGEIISVDPVPGTLAVNIGDIGKAWSNGRFCSVKHRVWSFEPKTRYSIVLFMLGPKDKKVEAPPELVDSEHPRLYVPIDFKEYRHVRTSHRLHTGGALELFRTTNTMA